The following proteins are encoded in a genomic region of Xanthomonas cassavae CFBP 4642:
- a CDS encoding phage virion morphogenesis protein translates to MDELTALETWAAPLLARLQEGERRKLARKTGTALRRSQSQRIGRQQAPDGTPYAPRKEPLRDKSGRVKRKKMFAKLRQAKFLKVSASPNEVSVGFIGRVSHIARVHQEGQEGNVRPGGPKAMYAKRVILGLTTEERNAICNSLGLHLARRS, encoded by the coding sequence ATGGATGAGCTGACCGCGCTGGAGACCTGGGCCGCGCCATTGCTGGCCCGGCTGCAGGAGGGAGAGCGCCGCAAGCTCGCGCGCAAGACCGGCACCGCGCTGCGGCGCTCCCAGAGCCAGCGCATCGGCCGACAGCAGGCGCCAGACGGGACGCCCTACGCACCGCGCAAGGAGCCGCTGCGCGACAAGTCCGGCAGAGTCAAACGCAAGAAGATGTTTGCCAAGCTGCGGCAAGCCAAGTTCCTGAAGGTCAGCGCGAGTCCCAACGAGGTGAGCGTCGGATTCATAGGGCGTGTCTCGCATATCGCGCGTGTCCATCAAGAGGGACAGGAGGGCAATGTACGACCAGGTGGCCCCAAAGCGATGTATGCAAAAAGAGTAATACTAGGTTTAACCACAGAAGAAAGGAATGCAATCTGTAACTCGCTAGGTCTGCACTTGGCAAGAAGGTCGTGA
- a CDS encoding IS1595 family transposase produces MSINAVQFQAGLSMPEFFASYGTEAKCYRALYKWRWPQGFRCPVCAGRVRSRFKRGAAIYYQCSACRHQTSLIAGTMFEGTKLPLRTWMLALHLLTSTKTNMAALELMRHLGVNYKTAWRMKHKIMQVMAERESMRKLAGFVQIDDAYLGGERNGGKAGRGSENKQAFLIAVQTDATFTAPRFVVIEPVRSFDNTSLQDWIARRLAPECEVYTDGLACFRRLEDAGHAHTTLDTGGGRAATETAGARWLNVVLGNLKRAISGVYHAIAQGKYARRYLGEAAYRFNRRFRLREMLPRLATAMMQSTPCPEPVLRAASNFHG; encoded by the coding sequence ATGAGTATCAATGCCGTGCAGTTCCAAGCGGGATTGTCGATGCCTGAGTTCTTCGCGTCCTACGGCACCGAAGCCAAGTGCTATCGCGCGCTTTACAAGTGGCGCTGGCCGCAAGGCTTTCGTTGCCCTGTTTGTGCCGGACGCGTGCGCTCGCGTTTCAAGCGGGGTGCTGCGATCTACTACCAATGCAGCGCGTGCCGGCATCAGACCAGCCTGATTGCAGGCACGATGTTCGAAGGCACCAAGCTGCCGCTGCGCACCTGGATGCTGGCGTTGCACCTGCTGACCTCGACCAAAACCAACATGGCCGCGCTGGAGTTGATGCGGCATCTGGGCGTCAACTACAAGACGGCCTGGCGGATGAAACACAAGATCATGCAGGTTATGGCCGAGCGCGAATCCATGCGGAAACTGGCGGGTTTCGTGCAGATCGACGATGCCTATCTCGGCGGCGAGCGTAACGGTGGCAAGGCCGGACGCGGATCGGAGAACAAACAAGCGTTCCTGATTGCGGTGCAGACCGATGCCACCTTCACCGCGCCGCGCTTTGTGGTGATCGAGCCGGTGCGCAGCTTCGACAACACCTCGCTGCAGGACTGGATTGCCCGTCGCTTGGCGCCCGAATGCGAGGTCTACACCGATGGGCTGGCCTGCTTCCGCCGGCTAGAAGACGCCGGCCACGCGCACACCACGCTGGACACTGGCGGTGGTCGTGCCGCGACCGAAACGGCCGGTGCACGTTGGCTCAACGTGGTGCTGGGCAATCTCAAACGCGCCATCAGTGGCGTGTATCACGCCATCGCGCAAGGCAAATACGCAAGGCGTTACCTGGGAGAAGCGGCCTATCGTTTTAATCGTCGATTCCGCTTGCGCGAGATGCTGCCACGACTTGCCACGGCCATGATGCAATCCACACCATGCCCAGAGCCGGTTTTACGTGCAGCGAGCAATTTTCATGGCTGA
- the dnaJ gene encoding molecular chaperone DnaJ, giving the protein MSKRDYYEVLGVARGASDEELKKAYRRCAMKHHPDRNPGDAAAEAAFKECKEAYEVLSDGNKRRAYDAHGHAAFEHGMGGGGGSGGPDMGDIFGDIFGNIFGGGAAGPRAARRGADVGYVLELDLEEAVAGIERRIAIPTLIECAPCHGSGSEDGKVETCGTCQGRGQVRIQRGIFAMQQSCPHCDGRGTLIQNPCKTCHGAGRVEEDKVLSIKVPAGVDTGDRIRLAGEGEAGPAGTPPGDLYVEVRVREHAIFQRDGDDLHCEVPIRISQAALGDTVRVATLGGEAEIRIPAETQTGKLFRLRGKGVRSVRSRSEGDLYCRVVVETPVNLTADQRELLQQFEATFTGEDARKHSPKSATFIDGVKGFWDRMTS; this is encoded by the coding sequence ATGAGCAAACGCGATTATTACGAAGTGCTGGGCGTTGCCCGCGGCGCCAGCGACGAGGAGCTGAAGAAGGCGTATCGGCGCTGTGCGATGAAGCACCACCCGGATCGCAATCCGGGCGACGCGGCCGCCGAAGCGGCCTTCAAGGAATGCAAGGAAGCCTATGAAGTGCTGTCCGACGGCAACAAGCGGCGCGCCTACGACGCGCACGGCCATGCGGCGTTCGAGCACGGCATGGGCGGTGGCGGTGGGTCGGGCGGCCCGGACATGGGCGATATCTTTGGCGATATCTTCGGCAACATTTTTGGCGGCGGCGCCGCAGGTCCGCGCGCTGCGCGACGTGGTGCCGACGTCGGTTACGTACTGGAACTGGATCTGGAAGAAGCCGTTGCCGGCATCGAGCGACGCATCGCGATTCCGACCCTGATCGAATGCGCGCCCTGCCACGGCAGCGGCTCGGAAGACGGAAAGGTCGAGACCTGCGGCACCTGTCAGGGGCGCGGCCAGGTGCGCATCCAGCGCGGTATCTTCGCCATGCAGCAGAGCTGCCCGCATTGCGACGGCCGCGGCACGCTGATCCAGAACCCGTGCAAGACCTGCCACGGCGCCGGTCGCGTGGAAGAAGACAAGGTGCTGTCGATCAAGGTGCCGGCCGGCGTGGATACTGGCGACCGGATTCGTCTGGCAGGTGAAGGCGAGGCCGGCCCGGCCGGCACCCCGCCGGGCGACCTGTATGTGGAAGTGCGCGTGCGCGAGCATGCGATCTTTCAGCGCGACGGCGACGATCTGCATTGCGAAGTGCCGATCCGCATTTCGCAGGCGGCGCTCGGCGATACCGTGCGTGTTGCGACACTGGGCGGCGAGGCGGAAATCCGCATCCCGGCCGAAACCCAGACCGGCAAGCTGTTCCGTCTGCGCGGCAAGGGTGTGCGCTCGGTGCGCAGCCGCAGCGAAGGCGACCTGTATTGCCGCGTGGTGGTGGAAACCCCGGTCAATCTCACCGCCGATCAGCGCGAGCTGCTGCAGCAGTTCGAGGCGACGTTCACTGGTGAGGATGCGCGCAAGCATTCGCCCAAGTCGGCCACCTTCATCGATGGCGTCAAGGGGTTCTGGGATCGGATGACGTCCTGA
- the dnaK gene encoding molecular chaperone DnaK: MGKIIGIDLGTTNSCVAIMDGGKARVIENSEGDRTTPSIVAYTKDGEVLVGASAKRQAVTNPKNTFYAVKRLIGRKFTDGEVQKDISHVPYGILAHDNGDAWVQTSDSKRMAPQEISARVLEKMKKTAEDFLGEKVTEAVITVPAYFNDSQRQATKDAGRIAGLDVKRIINEPTAAALAYGLDKNGGDRKIAVYDLGGGTFDVSIIEIAEVDGEKQFEVLATNGDTFLGGEDFDNRVIEYLVDEFNKDQGIDLRKDPLALQRLKDAAERAKIELSSTQQTEVNLPYVTADASGPKHLNIKLTRAKLEALVEDLVKKSIEPCRTALNDAGLRASDINEVILVGGQTRMPKVQQAVADFFGKEPRKDVNPDEAVAVGAAIQGGVLAGDVKDVLLLDVTPLSLGIETMGGVFTKIIEKNTTIPTKASQTFSTAEDNQSAVTVHVLQGEREQARFNKSLAKFDLSGIEPAPRGMPQVEVSFDIDANGILHVSAKDKKTNKEQKVEIKAGSGLSDEEIQRMVADAEANREEDKKFQELVQTRNQADGLIHATRTAITEHGSKVGGDVIGKVEAALADLETAMKGDDKAQIEARSKTLEDAGQSLYAAAAAAEQGGNADAASGNAQASKAADDVVDAEFTEVKDDKK, translated from the coding sequence ATGGGCAAGATCATTGGTATTGACCTCGGCACCACGAATTCGTGCGTGGCGATCATGGACGGCGGCAAGGCCCGCGTCATCGAAAATTCCGAGGGCGACCGCACCACGCCTTCCATCGTCGCCTACACCAAGGACGGCGAAGTGCTGGTCGGTGCCTCGGCCAAGCGCCAGGCGGTGACCAACCCGAAGAACACCTTTTATGCGGTGAAGCGCCTGATCGGCCGCAAGTTCACCGACGGCGAAGTGCAGAAGGACATTTCGCACGTGCCGTACGGCATCCTGGCGCACGACAACGGCGATGCCTGGGTGCAGACCAGCGATTCCAAGCGCATGGCGCCGCAGGAAATCTCCGCGCGCGTGCTGGAAAAGATGAAGAAGACCGCCGAAGACTTCCTCGGCGAGAAGGTCACCGAAGCGGTGATCACGGTGCCGGCGTACTTCAACGACAGCCAGCGCCAGGCCACCAAGGACGCCGGCCGCATCGCCGGTCTGGACGTCAAGCGCATCATCAACGAGCCGACCGCCGCAGCCCTGGCCTATGGCCTGGACAAGAACGGCGGCGACCGCAAGATCGCCGTGTACGACCTGGGCGGCGGCACCTTCGACGTGTCGATCATCGAGATCGCCGAAGTCGATGGCGAGAAGCAGTTCGAAGTGCTGGCCACCAACGGCGACACCTTCCTGGGCGGCGAAGACTTCGACAACCGCGTCATCGAGTATCTGGTCGATGAGTTCAACAAGGACCAGGGCATCGACCTGCGCAAGGATCCGCTCGCGCTGCAGCGCCTGAAGGACGCCGCCGAACGCGCCAAGATCGAGCTGTCGTCCACCCAGCAGACCGAAGTGAACCTGCCGTACGTCACTGCCGATGCCTCGGGCCCGAAGCACCTCAACATCAAATTGACCCGTGCCAAGCTCGAAGCGCTGGTGGAAGACCTGGTCAAGAAGTCGATCGAGCCGTGCCGCACCGCATTGAACGATGCAGGCCTGCGTGCCAGCGACATCAACGAGGTGATCCTGGTCGGCGGTCAGACCCGCATGCCGAAGGTGCAGCAGGCGGTTGCCGATTTCTTCGGCAAGGAACCGCGCAAGGACGTCAACCCGGACGAGGCGGTGGCCGTTGGCGCTGCGATCCAGGGCGGCGTGCTGGCCGGCGACGTCAAGGACGTGCTGCTGCTGGACGTGACCCCGCTGTCGCTGGGTATCGAAACCATGGGCGGCGTGTTCACCAAGATCATCGAAAAGAACACCACCATTCCGACCAAGGCCTCGCAGACCTTCTCCACCGCCGAAGACAATCAGTCGGCTGTGACCGTGCACGTGTTGCAAGGTGAGCGCGAGCAGGCCCGCTTCAACAAGTCGCTGGCCAAGTTCGACCTGTCCGGCATCGAGCCGGCGCCGCGCGGCATGCCGCAGGTGGAAGTGTCCTTCGACATCGACGCCAACGGCATCCTGCATGTGTCGGCCAAGGACAAGAAGACCAACAAGGAACAGAAGGTTGAGATCAAGGCCGGTTCGGGTCTGTCGGATGAAGAGATCCAGCGCATGGTCGCCGACGCGGAAGCCAACCGCGAGGAAGACAAGAAGTTCCAGGAACTGGTGCAGACCCGCAACCAGGCCGATGGCCTGATCCACGCCACCCGCACCGCGATCACCGAGCATGGCAGCAAGGTCGGTGGCGATGTGATCGGCAAGGTGGAAGCGGCGCTGGCCGACCTGGAAACCGCCATGAAGGGCGACGACAAAGCGCAGATCGAAGCACGCAGCAAGACCCTGGAAGACGCCGGCCAGTCGCTGTATGCCGCGGCCGCCGCGGCAGAGCAGGGCGGCAACGCCGATGCGGCCAGCGGCAACGCACAGGCCTCCAAGGCTGCCGACGACGTGGTGGACGCCGAGTTCACCGAGGTCAAGGACGACAAGAAGTAA
- the grpE gene encoding nucleotide exchange factor GrpE has product MTQDHPEFDSEDLSQNPPETDPLKAEIESLRSEIALVKADALRERADLENQRKRIARDVENARKFANEKLLGELLPVFDSLDAGLTAAGSQPSPLRDGLDMTYKQLLKVAADNGLTLLDPVGQPFNPDQHQAISQGEAEGIAPGHVVQVFQKGYLLNERLLRPALVVVAKHD; this is encoded by the coding sequence ATGACTCAAGACCACCCCGAATTCGACTCCGAAGACCTGTCCCAGAACCCACCCGAGACCGATCCGCTCAAGGCCGAGATCGAGTCGCTGCGCAGCGAGATCGCCCTGGTAAAGGCCGACGCCCTGCGTGAGCGCGCCGACCTGGAAAACCAGCGCAAGCGGATCGCGCGCGACGTGGAAAACGCCCGCAAGTTCGCCAACGAGAAGCTGCTGGGCGAGTTGCTGCCGGTGTTCGACAGCCTGGATGCCGGGCTGACCGCGGCCGGCAGCCAACCCAGCCCGCTGCGCGATGGCCTGGACATGACCTACAAGCAATTGCTCAAGGTCGCCGCCGACAACGGCCTGACCCTGCTCGACCCGGTCGGCCAGCCCTTCAATCCGGACCAGCACCAAGCGATCAGCCAGGGCGAGGCCGAAGGCATCGCGCCCGGCCACGTGGTGCAGGTGTTCCAGAAGGGCTACCTGCTCAACGAGCGTCTGCTGCGCCCGGCCCTGGTGGTCGTGGCCAAGCACGACTGA
- the hrcA gene encoding heat-inducible transcriptional repressor HrcA: MLDPRARHLLRTLIARYIRDGEPVGSRTLAQHAGLDVSPATIRNILADLEDVGLLSSPHTSAGRVPTAHGYRVFVDSLVQMQPPGEEEVRRLRAELASGNGTQSLLGSASQMLSAMSHFVGVVSAPRREQFAFRHIDFVSLDARRVLAILVFADNEVQNRVIEPRRAYEPAELERVANYLNAQFAGRALADIRASLLRELRMAKNEMEQLLAHSVDLASEALVPAETDDMVMAGQTRLMGVQDLSDLDRLRELFEAFASKREILQLLERTIQAPGVRIFIGEETGMVSLEDVSLVTASYTANGQVLGVLGVIGPKRMAYDRVIPLVQTAAQVLGAAMEPPGAR, encoded by the coding sequence ATGCTCGACCCCCGCGCCCGCCACTTGCTGCGCACGCTGATTGCGCGCTACATCCGCGACGGCGAGCCGGTCGGGTCCAGGACCCTGGCCCAGCATGCCGGACTGGACGTGAGCCCGGCCACCATCCGGAATATTTTGGCCGATCTGGAAGACGTGGGGCTGCTCAGCTCCCCGCACACCTCGGCCGGGCGGGTGCCCACCGCGCATGGCTACCGGGTGTTCGTCGACAGCCTGGTGCAGATGCAGCCACCCGGCGAGGAAGAAGTGCGCCGGCTGCGCGCGGAGCTGGCCAGCGGCAACGGCACCCAGTCGCTGCTGGGCAGCGCCTCGCAGATGCTGTCGGCGATGAGCCATTTCGTCGGGGTGGTCAGCGCCCCGCGGCGCGAGCAGTTCGCGTTCCGGCATATCGACTTCGTGTCCCTGGACGCGCGGCGGGTGCTGGCGATCCTGGTGTTTGCCGACAACGAGGTGCAGAACCGGGTGATCGAGCCGCGCCGCGCCTACGAGCCGGCCGAGCTGGAGCGGGTGGCCAATTACCTCAATGCGCAGTTCGCCGGGCGCGCGCTGGCGGACATCCGCGCCAGCCTGCTGCGCGAGTTGCGCATGGCCAAGAACGAGATGGAGCAGCTGCTGGCGCACAGCGTGGACCTGGCCAGCGAGGCGCTGGTGCCGGCGGAGACCGACGACATGGTGATGGCCGGGCAGACCCGGCTGATGGGGGTGCAGGACCTGTCGGACCTGGACCGCTTGCGCGAGCTGTTCGAGGCCTTCGCCAGCAAGCGCGAGATCCTGCAGCTGCTCGAACGCACCATCCAGGCCCCGGGCGTACGCATCTTCATCGGCGAGGAGACCGGCATGGTGTCGCTGGAAGACGTCTCGCTGGTCACCGCATCGTATACCGCCAACGGCCAAGTGCTGGGGGTGCTGGGGGTGATCGGGCCCAAACGCATGGCCTACGACCGGGTGATTCCGCTGGTGCAGACCGCCGCCCAGGTGCTGGGTGCGGCCATGGAGCCGCCCGGGGCGCGATAA
- the recN gene encoding DNA repair protein RecN codes for MLRHLSIKDFAVVRATELEFGPGMTVVSGETGAGKSLMVDALGFLSGLRADSGVVRHGADRAELSAEFQLPAEHPGLAWLADNELDDDAQCQLRRIIRADGGSRAWINGRPVTSSQLAELAARLVEIHGQHEHQALMARHSQLALLDAYARNSAQREQVRQASQRWQALLDERDALSAQGDVSDRIGFLEHQLAELEREDLDPAAIAALDINHRRQAHATALIGACDSVAQQLNGDDGASALGLLQDSRHDLSRVAEHEPRLGEVDALLDSAVIQIEEALALLDRVRDDLDADPTQFEAMERRLGRLHDLARKHRVAPDELAAHRDQLSAEVESLRGADERLQQLDKHIDTATGVWQAAAGVLSASRQSAAQALSDATTTLIGELGMGGGQFLIQLQPQDTLRPDPNGAERVEFLVAANAGQPPRALRRVASGGELSRISLAIEVAALGLDSVPTMVFDEVDSGIGGAVADIVGQKLRALGEERQVLCVTHLPQVAAKGHAHYRVSKAPVDGMTQSAVELLGPQARQEELARMLGGVEVSKEARAAARKLLQSA; via the coding sequence ATGCTCAGACACCTCTCGATCAAGGATTTCGCCGTCGTCCGCGCCACCGAACTGGAATTCGGGCCGGGCATGACCGTGGTGTCGGGCGAAACCGGCGCCGGCAAGTCGCTGATGGTGGACGCGCTGGGCTTCCTGTCCGGCCTGCGTGCCGACAGCGGCGTGGTGCGCCATGGCGCCGACCGCGCCGAGCTGTCGGCCGAATTCCAGTTGCCGGCCGAGCACCCCGGCCTGGCCTGGCTAGCCGACAACGAGCTCGACGACGACGCCCAATGCCAGCTGCGCCGGATCATCCGCGCCGATGGCGGCTCGCGCGCCTGGATCAACGGCCGCCCGGTCACCTCCTCGCAACTGGCCGAGCTCGCGGCGCGGCTGGTGGAAATTCACGGCCAGCACGAACACCAGGCGCTGATGGCCCGCCACAGCCAGCTCGCCCTGCTCGACGCCTATGCCCGCAACAGCGCCCAGCGCGAGCAGGTGCGCCAGGCCAGCCAGCGCTGGCAGGCGCTGCTGGACGAGCGCGATGCGCTGTCGGCGCAGGGCGATGTCTCCGACCGGATCGGCTTTCTGGAACACCAGCTGGCCGAGCTGGAACGCGAAGACCTGGACCCGGCCGCGATTGCCGCGCTGGACATCAACCACCGTCGCCAGGCCCATGCCACCGCGCTGATCGGCGCCTGCGACAGCGTGGCCCAGCAGCTCAACGGCGATGACGGTGCGTCGGCACTGGGGTTGTTGCAGGACAGCCGCCACGACCTGTCCCGCGTGGCCGAGCACGAACCGCGCCTGGGCGAGGTGGACGCGCTGCTGGACAGCGCCGTGATCCAGATCGAGGAAGCGCTGGCCCTGCTCGACCGCGTGCGCGACGACCTGGATGCCGACCCCACCCAGTTCGAAGCGATGGAGCGCCGTCTCGGCCGCCTGCACGACCTGGCCCGCAAGCACCGCGTGGCCCCGGACGAGCTGGCGGCCCACCGCGACCAGCTGAGCGCCGAGGTCGAGAGCCTGCGTGGCGCCGACGAGCGCCTGCAGCAGCTGGACAAGCATATCGACACCGCCACCGGTGTCTGGCAGGCCGCGGCCGGCGTGCTCAGTGCCAGCCGCCAGAGCGCGGCGCAGGCCTTGTCGGACGCCACCACCACGCTGATCGGCGAGCTGGGCATGGGCGGCGGCCAATTCCTGATCCAGCTGCAACCCCAGGACACCCTGCGTCCGGACCCGAACGGCGCCGAGCGGGTGGAATTCCTGGTCGCCGCCAATGCCGGCCAACCGCCGCGCGCGCTGCGCAGGGTCGCCTCGGGTGGCGAGTTGTCGCGCATTTCGCTGGCGATCGAAGTGGCCGCGCTCGGCCTGGACAGCGTGCCGACCATGGTCTTCGACGAAGTGGATTCGGGCATCGGCGGCGCGGTGGCCGATATCGTCGGGCAGAAACTGCGCGCGCTGGGCGAGGAACGCCAGGTGCTGTGCGTGACCCACCTGCCGCAGGTCGCGGCCAAGGGCCACGCGCACTACCGGGTCAGCAAGGCGCCGGTGGACGGCATGACCCAGAGCGCGGTCGAACTGCTCGGCCCGCAGGCCCGTCAGGAAGAGCTGGCACGCATGCTGGGCGGCGTGGAAGTCAGCAAGGAAGCCCGCGCGGCGGCGCGCAAGCTGCTGCAGAGCGCCTGA
- the fur gene encoding ferric iron uptake transcriptional regulator, which yields METHDLRKVGLKVTHPRMRILELLEQKSNQHHLSAEDIYRQLLDHGDEIGLATVYRVLTQFEAAGLVLKHNFEGGQAVYELDRGGHHDHMVDVDTGHVIEFESEEIEALQRQIAAKHGYELEEHSLVLYVRKKRQR from the coding sequence ATGGAAACCCACGACCTGCGCAAAGTCGGGCTAAAGGTGACCCATCCGCGGATGCGGATCCTGGAACTGCTGGAACAAAAGAGCAACCAGCATCACCTCAGCGCAGAAGACATCTATCGCCAGCTGCTCGATCACGGCGACGAGATCGGGCTGGCCACGGTGTACCGCGTGCTGACCCAGTTCGAGGCTGCCGGCCTGGTGCTCAAGCACAATTTCGAAGGCGGCCAGGCTGTGTACGAGCTGGACCGCGGCGGTCACCACGACCATATGGTCGATGTGGACACCGGCCACGTCATCGAGTTCGAAAGCGAAGAGATCGAAGCATTGCAGCGCCAGATCGCCGCCAAGCACGGCTACGAGCTGGAAGAGCATTCGCTGGTGCTCTACGTGCGCAAGAAGCGCCAGCGCTGA
- a CDS encoding outer membrane protein assembly factor BamE, translated as MRNLLLVAAVALSTAGCGIIYKQPIYQGNLIKQNAVEQLQVGQSKQQVSALLGTPSIPDPFHAQRWDYTSTQRVDRLARTEIKNFTVFFENDQVARWEGDYFPSQDEQLAKSAPKQFGRNLARDKKKQRGR; from the coding sequence ATGCGCAATCTCCTGCTGGTCGCCGCCGTTGCTCTGTCCACCGCTGGCTGCGGCATCATCTACAAGCAGCCGATCTACCAGGGCAATCTGATCAAGCAGAACGCCGTGGAGCAACTGCAGGTAGGCCAGAGCAAGCAGCAGGTCAGTGCATTGCTGGGTACCCCGTCGATCCCCGACCCGTTCCATGCCCAGCGCTGGGACTACACCTCCACCCAACGCGTGGACCGTCTGGCGCGGACCGAGATCAAGAATTTCACCGTGTTCTTCGAGAACGACCAGGTGGCACGGTGGGAAGGCGATTATTTCCCGTCCCAGGACGAGCAGTTGGCCAAGTCGGCACCCAAGCAGTTCGGCCGCAATCTGGCGCGCGACAAGAAGAAGCAGCGCGGCCGTTGA
- a CDS encoding RnfH family protein produces the protein MTVRVEVVLAWPDRYSAVQLTLPEGATVADAVEASGLAREQALAALAIHGQVTPPERALRDGDRVELLRPLLLDPKEARRRRAGPGKKGDRSA, from the coding sequence GTGACGGTACGGGTCGAGGTGGTGCTGGCCTGGCCGGACCGCTACAGCGCGGTGCAGCTGACCCTGCCCGAGGGCGCAACGGTGGCCGATGCGGTGGAGGCGTCTGGTCTTGCTCGGGAACAAGCGCTCGCTGCGCTGGCCATCCACGGGCAGGTAACGCCGCCGGAGCGGGCCTTGCGCGACGGCGACCGGGTGGAATTGCTCAGGCCGCTGCTGTTGGATCCAAAGGAAGCGCGCCGCCGGCGGGCCGGACCGGGCAAGAAGGGCGACCGTAGCGCCTGA
- a CDS encoding type II toxin-antitoxin system RatA family toxin, giving the protein MPTIRRSALVEHSASRMFDLVNDVAAYPRRFGWCDAAHVLEQDQAHIVARLDLGLGTFRTWFTTENILERPERIAMHLRDGPFKRLEGLWEFQALGENACKVSLTLDVETSSRLLGPALALGFQGLAERMVNDFVRVADRGEV; this is encoded by the coding sequence ATGCCTACCATCCGTCGCAGCGCCTTGGTCGAACACAGCGCCTCCCGCATGTTCGATCTGGTCAATGATGTCGCCGCCTATCCGCGCCGCTTCGGCTGGTGCGATGCCGCCCATGTGCTCGAGCAGGATCAGGCGCACATCGTGGCGCGGCTGGATCTGGGGCTGGGCACATTCCGCACCTGGTTCACCACCGAGAACATCCTCGAACGCCCCGAACGCATTGCAATGCACCTGCGCGACGGCCCATTCAAGCGTCTGGAAGGCCTGTGGGAATTCCAGGCGCTGGGCGAAAACGCCTGCAAGGTGAGCCTCACCCTGGACGTGGAGACCAGTTCCCGCCTGCTGGGGCCGGCCCTGGCGCTTGGTTTCCAGGGCCTGGCCGAGCGCATGGTCAACGATTTCGTGCGGGTCGCCGATCGCGGCGAGGTGTGA
- the smpB gene encoding SsrA-binding protein SmpB, producing the protein MSKKPSKDKANGAKATKTIALNKRARHEYHLEERYEAGLALQGWEVKAIRAGRANIVDGYAYVRSGEIYLIGAQITPLIQASTHTVPVERRDRKLLLHRNEIDKVLTRVEREGYTLVPTALYWSSNKVKLEIALAKGKQNHDKRDAAKDRDWQRDKQRVMRRHNRDA; encoded by the coding sequence ATGAGCAAGAAACCATCCAAGGATAAAGCAAACGGCGCGAAGGCCACGAAAACCATCGCGCTGAACAAGCGTGCGCGCCACGAATACCACCTGGAAGAACGCTACGAGGCCGGTCTGGCGCTGCAGGGCTGGGAGGTCAAGGCGATCCGCGCCGGCCGCGCCAACATCGTCGACGGCTACGCGTATGTCCGCTCCGGCGAGATCTACCTGATCGGCGCGCAGATCACCCCGCTGATCCAGGCCTCCACCCACACCGTGCCGGTGGAACGCCGCGACCGCAAGCTGCTGCTGCACCGGAACGAGATCGACAAGGTGCTCACCCGGGTCGAGCGCGAGGGCTACACCCTGGTGCCCACCGCACTGTACTGGAGCAGCAACAAGGTCAAGCTGGAAATCGCCCTGGCCAAGGGCAAGCAGAACCACGACAAGCGCGACGCCGCCAAGGACCGCGACTGGCAGCGCGACAAGCAGCGCGTGATGCGGCGGCATAACCGCGATGCGTGA